TCGACACCGCGTAAGCTTGTAATGGCCTACGAGACATCCTGGGCGTTATTGCCATGGGGATGATGCCCATTGAGGTGCACCGGCGGTAAGTGTTCCCAGGTGGTCATATCCTGGCAGTAAGCGCAAATATCCGGCGGTTCCTGGCCGCATGCTGTAAAGTGCTGCTGCCCACAGTTAGGGCAGCGCCAGCGCTCGATCACGGGTTCGTCGCTTTCTGGTGGCTGTTGTGGATTGTGATTCGGTTGCGATGATGTCACGTGGTTTCCTTCAGCGGGTTGTGGCTGATGGTGGCATCATCATTGGCCTCATCTGGATGAAGCGGCAGCATTATGCCAAAGGTGCTGCCTTCGCCTTCTTCACTTTCGACATAGGCCTGCCCGCCATGTGCTTCCGCAACGGATTTGACGATGGCAAGCCCAAGGCCGCTGCCTTCCGCCTCAGATCGATAGGCAACGCGGTAGAAGCGATCAAATAAGCGCGGTATTGCCTGACGCGGAATACCTGGCCCATCGTCGATGACTTCAAAATAGACGTACTCATCATCTGTATCAACTTTAAACAGCACATTGCCGTCGGCTGCATACTTGGCTGTGTTTTCCAGGTAGTTATTGAGCGCCCGCTGCATCCATTCCCGGTCAAGCTGCATGGCGGTCGGCACGTCATCGGCAATAGCTAACTTTAGCTTGATCCCCTTGCTAGCGAGCACAGCCTGAATTTGAACCTGGATTTCGTAGCACATTTCTCGCAGGTCAACCTCAGCCAGCCTGAAGTTATAGCCGCTATCAATTTCTTCAATGTGCATCATGTCGTCGATCAATCGACGCAAACGTGCCATGCCTGTTCGGGCAATGCCCAGCACTTCCTGGACTGTATCATCAGACATATCCACCATACTTTCCAGCAGATGGATAGAGCTTTGAGTGACGCCAAGCGGGTTCTTCATATCGTGTGCCGCTGCCTGGATGAACTGCACGCGTGCCATTTCTGCTTCTCGCAGATGGGTGATGTCTTGTAGCACAATGACCCATCCGTCGCTGATATTTTCTTCTGTGGCGACGATCTGGCTTTCTACGTGTACAGGCGAGACCTGAATTGATAATTCTGGACCATCTTCCAGGCGCACCTGATGTGTGCGTTGATGAGGGGGCGTATCTGGCGCAATACTATGCAGGATGGCGTCACGTACTTTCACCTGGATTGCAGCTTCTCTTAGCGGCATCCCCATGATGTCGGCTGCTTTTACGTCGAGCAATTGGGTGGCTGTATAGTTCACAAGGCTGATGCGCCCATGCTGATCTGTCGCCAGGATGCCATCTGCCGTGGAATGTAACACAGCGCTGAGGCGATGTTGTTCTTCCAGGTTTTTTTCATAGAGGCGCGCGTTTTCAATCGCGACGCCGACAGTATCCGCAATGGATTTGAGGACAGTGAGCACTTCCTTGTCGAACTGGTTCGGCGTGTAGCTCATAATGCTGAGGATACCGATGATACGCCCACGGGCATGCATAGGGGCCATCGCGATGGCCCGGAATGTCTCTTTTTTAAAGCGCGGCACGGCGTAGGTTTCGCTGCCATCCAGGTTATTATGAACCAGCACATCATTGTTGCCGATCACCCAGCCAGACATGCCTTCGCCCATAGGGATACGCATGGGATTTGTCACGACGAAATCATTCATCCAGCCAGCTTGTGCACGCAGGACCAACTCATTATTTTCGTGGTCAATCAGGCTAATCCCCGCAGCTTCAGCGCCAACAGCACTCCGAACCGCATCAAGTGCCGTGTTCAGCGTCAGATTGAGATCAAGAGAGTGGCTCACCGTCGCAGCGACGATATTAATCGCAGAAATCTGATCTGTGCGCCGTTTGATTTCCGCGTTCAGGCGTTCATTTTGCTGCTGCAAGTTGCCATCTCGCGTAAAGCCAGATTTCTCGTTGTAGGACGGTGATGGCGGTTTGGTAGGTTCTTCACTCATGTGTGGCTGCCTGTGACGACTCAATACAGAACTGACTTGGGTGTATGTGGTGCTGGTTGTTAGGTCACGATATGTTAGACTCTGACAAAAGTACATATCGTGGATTTTCTAGGATGTTACTGCGGCTGGGTGTATGTTCCCTGGCCTTCATGAGTGATCATCTCATGGAAATCCTAGTGTAACGAAAACGATTATTCATTGGTAGTCTACACTATTTCGTCCTTTGACAGTCCTTAATCTTAACCACATGCCTGGAGATAGTTCCATGTCACAATTTGATGCCCGCCATGTGCGCCTTTTGTTCCCCAGCTTGAACATCCCGGCGGCCAGCGGCAATCTGCCTATTTTCTTCGATAATCCGGGTGGTACGCAGGTGCCTCAGATGGTCATTGATGCTGTAGCTGATGTGTATCGCCGCGCGAATGCGATCCCTGGTGGTCATTTTGCCACGAGCCAACGCAGCGCGGAGATGGTCAGGAATGCTCATGAAGCTATGGCTGATTTGCTCAATGCAAAGAGTGCGGATGAAATCGTCTTCGGGATGAATACGACGACGCTCAATTTTGCTCTTAGCCGGGCTTTGGCTAAGCGGCTGCAACCAGGGGATGAGATTGTCGTCACACGTATGGATCATGATGCAAATGTGTCGCCCTGGCTGCGTCTGGCAGAAGATAATGATCTGGTTGTGCAATGGGCCGATATTCGCGAAGAAGATTGCACCCTGGATATGGCGAGCTTTGAAGCGGCACTCAGTGATCGTACAAAAATTGTCGCGACGGTTCATGCATCTAATGCAGTGGGCACCATTAATCCCGTTCAGGCGATTGCTGAAATGGCGCATTCCGTCGGGGCTCTGCACATCATGGATGCCGTCCAGAGCACGCCACATGTCCCGATTGATGTGCAGGCTATTGGCTGTGATTTCTTGCTCTGCTCATCCTATAAGTTCTTTGGGCCGCACCTGGGCGTGATGTATGGGCGCTATGAACTGCTTGATGAACTACCCGCCTATCAGGTCCGCCCGGCGAAGCCCGTACCACCTGGCAAGTGGGAAACGGGCGTGCAGAGCTTTGAGTCGATCAATGGCATTAACGCAACGATTGATTATCTGGTGAGTATTGGCGAGAACTATGGCGAAGGGGATTTCCCTGGCTTTAGTGGGCGACGCTTGGTCCTTAAACAGGCAATGGCAGCCCTTCATCTATATGAAGCAGATATGGCTACTTACCTGATCGACAAGCTGCAATCTGTTTCTGGTATTCGTGTTTATGGCATTACGGACCCTGCGCGGATGCTGGAACGTGTGCCGACAGTTTCCTTCACGATGGAAGGTCATTTGCCGGATGAAATCGGCAAGTATCTGGCGGATAATGATATTTACCTGTGGACGGGTGACTATTACGCCGTAGAAATTATGAAGCGGCTTGGCTTAGGGGTTCATGGGATGGTGCGTGTGGGCCTGGCTCACTATAACACATACGAAGAAATCGACCGCCTCATTGATGTGCTTGAAGCTTTATAGCGTCCTGGGGCCTTTTATCGGAGCGATCAGGTGATTAGTTAAAAAGCAGGGGACGACTAGTCCCCTGCAGCTTCTTCATATTGCTCTTGTAGATAGGCTGTTGTCCCCAGGCAAATCATAATGAGCTGTTGCATGCCGTCCATAACGGGCTGTGGCTCAATATATTCATCCAGTCGATGGGCATTCGCCCCGCGTGTGATGCCAATTGTCACAGTTGGGCAGCCTACGCTGAGAGGCACGTTCCCGTCTGTGCTCCCTTTTTCCAGCCCGGCTTTGACACCCAATAAATCCAGCGCTGCGATAGATCCTTCAATCAAAGGGTGACGCACGGAAATTTGACCTGCGGGCCGATCCCCGACGACTTCAATTGAAAACTGAACTTCTTCTGTATTGGAGATATTCACCAGTTGATGGATATGGCCCTTCAGTCGATCCAACTCAATCTGGCTTTCTGAGCGCATATCCAGCCAGAAATGCGCTGAAGAAGCAATCGCGTTGATGGCCTGCCCGCCTTCAATCATCCCAATGTTGAGCGAGGTCCTTGGGCTGGCAGGTAAGTTCAGATGGGTGATGTGGGATGCTAATTGCACCAGGGCATGTAGGGCACTTTCACGACCATAATGTACCCAGCTATGGCCGCCCCCTGCTGAGGCGCTAATCTTCACACGGTGGACGGCAATGCCAGCGTTGTAAACGAAGCCATAAGCAAGTCCCTCAAGGTTCACAACAGCGCCAATGGACTTTTTGAGACGCTCGAAGGCTGCACGCATCCCGCGTAAATCGCCTAAGCCTTCTTCACCGACGGTAGCCACGAACCAGATATCACACTCAGGCGTGATTCGATGGTCAACCAGCCACTTGATGAGGCCCATTAAGCCAGCTACGCCCATGCTGTTATCGCCCAGGCCCGGCCCATAGATCACATCATCTTCGCGCTTGAGCGTCAGGTCTGTTTCTGCGGCGAATACGGTATCGGTATGAGCTGTTACCAGGAGGGCAGGTACAGAACGGTTCAACCCCGGTAGCAGGCCATAGACATTATGGAGATCATCCTGATCGACATTTGTGAGGCCAAATGCATGAAACTGTTCTTCGACGTAATCCGCACGCTCGGCTTCTGCAAACGTGGGGGCGGGGATGCTCTGAACGGCCATACCCTGGCTTATAACCCAGTCACGTAAAGGGCGCAGAGGCCGCCAGTCGGTTGTTGTAAAAATACGTTGTATGTGATCTTTCATGGACTTCGGTGAAAGTACCTTTCGGTGACTGCACCTCGCTCCCTTCTATGTTATACTGACGTTACGATTCCACACACACACGGCCAAATCCAGTCGACGCCAGTGCGCTATGCTTGTTTGCGGCATTGCGTGATGGATTTGTCTCTCGCACTCTAAAAGAATGTCGATCTACGTGTTATGTTGTCTATAAATATGGTAAACCTTGGTACAAGCTTATTGGAAACACGAAAGTTTGTATAGGACCGTACTGTACACAAACGAATCGGGTAATCAAGCCCGGAACTGACACGTATTCATTTTGCATTGCCGTTTTAGACTGCTCGTTTTAGAGGGTTCATCCTGACGTTCATCACGGTCCAGGTTTCACAATGTTTCACAATCGAGTATTTTTGATTTGTGGTGGGTAGCTCGGCACAGGTCTGTGATGGGTTCAGACAACTGCCGATGCGATGAGATATGATCTTGTGGAATCCTTCATGATCTGGGGAAGGTGTTTGTATGCCGGACATAGCGGTTGTTTATGTTGGCGAAAATCGAGATTTTTTAAAAGGCTTGCAAAAACGTTATGTCACTTATCACGCTCGTTCTGGTAAAAAGGCGCTCACGCTTGTAAAAGAGCATCATCAGGCAACCGTCGTCGTGCTGGATGCGGCATCTTTGGGGACCACAGGGGAGCGGATTTGTCAGCGATTGCGCAGCGAGTTACCCGATATGGCAATCGTCCATATCTATGACCAGAAGCCGAATAAACGTGAGACACCTGCCGATGAAGTCCTTGTGCTGCCTTTTACATCGCGCAAGTTGAATAATGCTGTTGAGCGCCTCGTCACAGCGACGACTGTAAACAGCAGCGAGCTGCTGGCTTGTGGGCCTTTCGCGATGAGCGTTGAGAAGCGCGTATTACTGGCCCATGGCAAGGAGATTAACCTTACTCCTAAGCAAGCTGCCTTGATCGAAGCTTTTTTCAAGCATCCTAATGAAACGCTGGACCGCGCGTGGCTGATGCATCAGATTTGGGATACGACTTATACGGGGGATACGCGTACCCTGGATGTCCATATCCGCTGGGTGCGCCGTGTGCTGGAAGAGGGTAGTAGTAAGCCTAAGCATCTTAAGACAGTACGGGGCAAAGGGTATAAGCTGGAAGTGCCAATAAACAAAAACGGCAAACACGCTACAGAGTGATGCCGTTTTTATGAGCTTCATTGATGTGGCTTGATTGTGTCGTCGCTCGATGAGCGTTATCAGATGTTAACGGCCAATTGCTACTAAAACTGTGTCGCTAACCTTGCTATAAAGCAAAAACGCCTGTAATCAGGCGATTTTTGCGTCAGATAGAAATCGAATTTACTCAGCAGACATAGCTGCGAGCTGCTTCATCAAGCGGCTCTTACGGCGGGCTGCATTACGCGGATGAATGACACCGCGGCGGGCTGCCATATCCAGGTCTTTGATTGCTGCCTTGGTCGCAGCTTCTGCAGCGGACTGATCGCCGGAGCTGATCGCACTACGCGCTTGTTTAACAAGCGTGCGGGTACGATTGCGGTACGTCCGGTTCTGAGTACGACGTTTTTCATTCTGACGATTGCGCTTAATTGCAGATGCGTTGTTCGCCATACTTTACCTCATTGTTAACAGCTGATGCTGTATATAAACGATTTGTGCGAGTGCGCACAATAATGAAAAGGCATTGTAGCAAATAGGCCGTTACTTTGTCTAGTCGCAAGCTGCATTGTCACATATGGATTTACATGACGACCTGATAGACGATGGCTGCAATGGCACCAACATTGAGCAGCACCAGCAAGAACACCGCCGCTTTAAGCCCTCCAGATACAGATTCCACTGTGCCAGGCAGTCGTGTTGATTGAATCGAACGTGGAATCAGGCTGAACATTTCGCGCGGGTCGGCTTCTGCCACTTCATCATCGTCACTAAAAAGGAAGTCTGCACTATTCGGATCGGAGAGTTTTTCCAGGCTGTCATCACGGCTGAGGTCCATAAGGTCATCTTCAAAGTCGCCAATGCCGATGTTGGCCGGAGCATCATCCATATCGAATTCATCGAGAAATTCATCAAAGCCATCATCGTATAGGGCCTGAGAATTCGTGACGGCTGTAGAGACAGATGGTTCGTCCTCGTCGTCTGTGTCATCAAAGTCGAAGCTGTTAAAACTCGTTCCAGGGTCTGTAAAGCTCGTTTGTCCAAAGACATCCACATCATTATCTTCTTTGAAGATGCCACCCCCTGAAGAGGGTTGTTGTGATTTGGTCCCGATATTCAGGTTGCTCATCCAGTCGTCATAGTCATCTGTCGTGAGCTGGGGGCCTTTATAATTGCTGCTCGCGCTGCTGGTCGCAATGGTATCTGACCATGCTGGCTCTTCTGGCTCTGGTGGTGGTGGATTTTCGCTCGTCAGGGTTTCAAACGGGTCTTCAGTCGGTGTGGAATTACCGCCTTCTGATTCATCAAAATCAAAGTCGGAAAACGGCGTGGCATTATCCGCAGAGCTGAAAGGACTTTCCGGTTCTGGCGGTGCAGGGGGGGCAGCAGGTCCCAGGGCTTGTAGGCCAGCCTGGGCACGTTCGTTTGCTGGGTTTATGACGAGCACATTTTCCAGGCATGTTCGCTGTTCATCCTTTGTTTCGACCACAGCGCTCAGCCATAACCATGCATCTTCATTGTAATCATCAATTTCAATAGCACGTTCGAGCAAGGCACGTGCTTCTATCCGTTTGCCAGCACGATAGGCTTCGACCCCGGCCCGTATCATTGCTTCCACATTCGCTGTCATAAAAGCAGCCCCTCTATCCCTGCGGTAACTTACTTTGCATTTGGCTTCTACTTTGGTTTCCACTATTTTACTATAGCACGAAAGCTATCTCGATGTTGACCAACGTTTCTTCGGTGTATGCCCTCTTATGAGTTGACGCTCATAAATATCTACAATTTTCTTACTTAAGTTCTGCTGTTCCCTAAACCTGTTTATCTAGACTGGTTCATGATGATATTCATGCAGTTTCTAAATCACAATAACATTCTGAAGTATTGACGCTTCCTGTAGTCAACTATAGATAAAAGACGATTAAACCGAATCAGTCAGGAGAGAGCATTATGAATTTAGATAGCTTACGCGATGTCTTCCATGAGCAATTAAAAGATATGTACAGCGCAGAAAAACAACTTACCGAAGCGCTGCCAAAGCTCGCACAGGCGGCATCTTCATCAGAGCTACAGCAAGCTTTTGAAGATCATCTGCAAGTTACGAAGCAGCAGATGGAGACAGTCCGGCAGATCCTGGATCAGATGGATGTGAATCCTGGTAATAAAAAATGTGCTGCGATGGAAGGGCTTGTCGAAGAAGGCAACGAGATGGCTAAGGAAAAAGGCGATCCTGATGCCCGCGATGCTGGCCTGATCTGTGCTGCTCAAAAAGTAGAGCACTACGAGATTGCAACATATGGTAGCCTGCGCACCTGGGCAAAACTCCTTGGCGAGACGGAAGTTGCCCAAACTTTACAGGAAATCCTGGATCAGGAATATGATGCCGATAACCTGCTAGATCAGCTCGCAGAAGGCTACCTCAATCAAAAAGCTAAGAACTAGGTAGAACGAAATTCCTTAAGGTGCTGGAATGCTTCTGGCACCTTTTACATTATCTAATGACGAATAAGGAGGGGAGAAGGATGCAGAACCAACCTAAACCACCTTTTCCAGAGCAGCACCAGGAAAAACCCGGTCTAGAATCAAAGATCGAGCCACGCCCGGAATATGAAGCCCCTTTATACAAAGGCGCCAGTAAATTGGATGGCCAGGTCGCGCTGATTACCGGCGGCGATTCTGGTATTGGTCGTGCTGTGGCTGTGTTATTTGCCCGTGAAGGTGCGGATATCGCTATTGTTTATCTGCCAGAAGAACAAAGTGACGCTGAAGAGACAAAGAAGGCTGTTGAGACAGAAGGCCACGATGCTTTACTCATTCCTGGCGATGTGAAAGATTTTGAATTTTGCCAGCAAGCTGTTGCGCAGACTGTCGATAAATTCGGCCAGTTGAATATCCTCGTTAACAATGCTGCCTATCAGAACTCCGTTGAGTCTGTTGAAGAATTATCTTTGGAACAATGGGATAAGACCTTCAAGACGAATATCTATGGTTATTTCCATATGGTGAAGGCGGCCCTGCCACATCTTGGCAAGGGCAGTACCATTATTAACACAGGCTCTATAACCGGTTTAGAAGGTAGTGCCGGGCTGCTTGACTATTCATCGACAAAAGGGGCTATTCACGCTTTTACGAAGACCCTTGCGCAGCAGCTCGTCAAGAAAGATATCCGCGTAAATTGTGTTTCACCCGGTCCTGTCTGGACCCCGCTAAATCCTTCAGACAAAGAAGCAGAAAAAGTCGCTAAATTCGGCATGAAGCAGCCCATGAAGCGTCCTGCTCAGCCGGAGGAAGTCGCCCCGGCGTATGTTTTCTTCGCATCAGCAGCCGATTCCAGCTATATCACTGGCGAAGTTTTGACGGTGTTAGGCGGAGAAACACGGGCTGGCTAAATCTGCCTGGCTGCTACTGGGACGAAATCAAGCACGTAAGAGTTAGGGATTTAGTATGAGTCGTCTAAAGAATAAAGTTGCTATCGTCGCTGGTGCCGGGACAGGTATTGGTGAGGCTGTTGCTAAAAAGTTTGCCTCAGAGGGTGCAAAGGTTGTCGTTTGCAGCTTACCTGGCGATCCCGTTGAAGATGTTGTTAAGAGTATTGAGGATGACGGTGGGCAGGCGGTCGGTTATGCGGGTGATATTTCAGAAGTAAGTGAAGCACAGGCCTGTGTACAGAAAGCACTCGATGAATTCGGTAAGCTGGATGTGCTTGTTGTAACAGCAGGCGTCTATCAAGAAATGAATATGACCGAAGACTTCACAATTGAAGGCTTTGATTACATGGTGAAGATGAATGTCCGTTCTGCTTTCTTGATGGCAAAATATGCTTTGCCACACATCCAAAAGACAAAGGGCAATTTGATCTTCACTGGCAGCGAGGCCGGTACGCTAGGGCAACCTGAATGTACCCCTTATGGCGGGACAAAGGGCTTTCATATTGCTTTAGCGCGGGGCATCGCCGGTGAACAGGCCAAACATGGGGTTCGGGCGAATGTGGTTTGTCCTGGGCCGACGTGGACTTCATGGCATAAACCAGAAGGCCCGACTGGCATGACGAAAGAAATGGAAGAGCAGATTCAGTCGGCTGTACCTTTAGGGCG
The Phototrophicus methaneseepsis DNA segment above includes these coding regions:
- a CDS encoding SDR family oxidoreductase yields the protein MQNQPKPPFPEQHQEKPGLESKIEPRPEYEAPLYKGASKLDGQVALITGGDSGIGRAVAVLFAREGADIAIVYLPEEQSDAEETKKAVETEGHDALLIPGDVKDFEFCQQAVAQTVDKFGQLNILVNNAAYQNSVESVEELSLEQWDKTFKTNIYGYFHMVKAALPHLGKGSTIINTGSITGLEGSAGLLDYSSTKGAIHAFTKTLAQQLVKKDIRVNCVSPGPVWTPLNPSDKEAEKVAKFGMKQPMKRPAQPEEVAPAYVFFASAADSSYITGEVLTVLGGETRAG
- a CDS encoding ATP-binding protein, whose translation is MSEEPTKPPSPSYNEKSGFTRDGNLQQQNERLNAEIKRRTDQISAINIVAATVSHSLDLNLTLNTALDAVRSAVGAEAAGISLIDHENNELVLRAQAGWMNDFVVTNPMRIPMGEGMSGWVIGNNDVLVHNNLDGSETYAVPRFKKETFRAIAMAPMHARGRIIGILSIMSYTPNQFDKEVLTVLKSIADTVGVAIENARLYEKNLEEQHRLSAVLHSTADGILATDQHGRISLVNYTATQLLDVKAADIMGMPLREAAIQVKVRDAILHSIAPDTPPHQRTHQVRLEDGPELSIQVSPVHVESQIVATEENISDGWVIVLQDITHLREAEMARVQFIQAAAHDMKNPLGVTQSSIHLLESMVDMSDDTVQEVLGIARTGMARLRRLIDDMMHIEEIDSGYNFRLAEVDLREMCYEIQVQIQAVLASKGIKLKLAIADDVPTAMQLDREWMQRALNNYLENTAKYAADGNVLFKVDTDDEYVYFEVIDDGPGIPRQAIPRLFDRFYRVAYRSEAEGSGLGLAIVKSVAEAHGGQAYVESEEGEGSTFGIMLPLHPDEANDDATISHNPLKETT
- a CDS encoding SDR family NAD(P)-dependent oxidoreductase, coding for MSRLKNKVAIVAGAGTGIGEAVAKKFASEGAKVVVCSLPGDPVEDVVKSIEDDGGQAVGYAGDISEVSEAQACVQKALDEFGKLDVLVVTAGVYQEMNMTEDFTIEGFDYMVKMNVRSAFLMAKYALPHIQKTKGNLIFTGSEAGTLGQPECTPYGGTKGFHIALARGIAGEQAKHGVRANVVCPGPTWTSWHKPEGPTGMTKEMEEQIQSAVPLGRHGSTEEVANVYCFLASDEASFVTGSLYFADGGITIGRGNVGEQVPDELRQRPKGNLDIDHATTPSQGNIQAARA
- a CDS encoding cysteine desulfurase-like protein yields the protein MSQFDARHVRLLFPSLNIPAASGNLPIFFDNPGGTQVPQMVIDAVADVYRRANAIPGGHFATSQRSAEMVRNAHEAMADLLNAKSADEIVFGMNTTTLNFALSRALAKRLQPGDEIVVTRMDHDANVSPWLRLAEDNDLVVQWADIREEDCTLDMASFEAALSDRTKIVATVHASNAVGTINPVQAIAEMAHSVGALHIMDAVQSTPHVPIDVQAIGCDFLLCSSYKFFGPHLGVMYGRYELLDELPAYQVRPAKPVPPGKWETGVQSFESINGINATIDYLVSIGENYGEGDFPGFSGRRLVLKQAMAALHLYEADMATYLIDKLQSVSGIRVYGITDPARMLERVPTVSFTMEGHLPDEIGKYLADNDIYLWTGDYYAVEIMKRLGLGVHGMVRVGLAHYNTYEEIDRLIDVLEAL
- a CDS encoding ferritin-like domain-containing protein, whose translation is MNLDSLRDVFHEQLKDMYSAEKQLTEALPKLAQAASSSELQQAFEDHLQVTKQQMETVRQILDQMDVNPGNKKCAAMEGLVEEGNEMAKEKGDPDARDAGLICAAQKVEHYEIATYGSLRTWAKLLGETEVAQTLQEILDQEYDADNLLDQLAEGYLNQKAKN
- a CDS encoding response regulator transcription factor, with product MPDIAVVYVGENRDFLKGLQKRYVTYHARSGKKALTLVKEHHQATVVVLDAASLGTTGERICQRLRSELPDMAIVHIYDQKPNKRETPADEVLVLPFTSRKLNNAVERLVTATTVNSSELLACGPFAMSVEKRVLLAHGKEINLTPKQAALIEAFFKHPNETLDRAWLMHQIWDTTYTGDTRTLDVHIRWVRRVLEEGSSKPKHLKTVRGKGYKLEVPINKNGKHATE
- a CDS encoding M20/M25/M40 family metallo-hydrolase — encoded protein: MKDHIQRIFTTTDWRPLRPLRDWVISQGMAVQSIPAPTFAEAERADYVEEQFHAFGLTNVDQDDLHNVYGLLPGLNRSVPALLVTAHTDTVFAAETDLTLKREDDVIYGPGLGDNSMGVAGLMGLIKWLVDHRITPECDIWFVATVGEEGLGDLRGMRAAFERLKKSIGAVVNLEGLAYGFVYNAGIAVHRVKISASAGGGHSWVHYGRESALHALVQLASHITHLNLPASPRTSLNIGMIEGGQAINAIASSAHFWLDMRSESQIELDRLKGHIHQLVNISNTEEVQFSIEVVGDRPAGQISVRHPLIEGSIAALDLLGVKAGLEKGSTDGNVPLSVGCPTVTIGITRGANAHRLDEYIEPQPVMDGMQQLIMICLGTTAYLQEQYEEAAGD
- the rpsT gene encoding 30S ribosomal protein S20, giving the protein MANNASAIKRNRQNEKRRTQNRTYRNRTRTLVKQARSAISSGDQSAAEAATKAAIKDLDMAARRGVIHPRNAARRKSRLMKQLAAMSAE
- a CDS encoding tetratricopeptide repeat protein encodes the protein MTANVEAMIRAGVEAYRAGKRIEARALLERAIEIDDYNEDAWLWLSAVVETKDEQRTCLENVLVINPANERAQAGLQALGPAAPPAPPEPESPFSSADNATPFSDFDFDESEGGNSTPTEDPFETLTSENPPPPEPEEPAWSDTIATSSASSNYKGPQLTTDDYDDWMSNLNIGTKSQQPSSGGGIFKEDNDVDVFGQTSFTDPGTSFNSFDFDDTDDEDEPSVSTAVTNSQALYDDGFDEFLDEFDMDDAPANIGIGDFEDDLMDLSRDDSLEKLSDPNSADFLFSDDDEVAEADPREMFSLIPRSIQSTRLPGTVESVSGGLKAAVFLLVLLNVGAIAAIVYQVVM